The segment GAGCGGCTTCGACACCATCCATATCGCCTTTTAGCATGATGTCCATCAATACGAGATCCGGAAATGTGATCTCTGCTTTACTGATGGCTTCTTTTCCGGAAGATGCGATGCTGGGAACAAGGTATCCCATATTCTTCAGCATCTTCTTGATACCAAGGGCAACGATCTTTTCATCTTCTACGACCAGTATTTTAGTTTGAGTCATCAATTCCCTCTCATATCTCATATTTTTCTTCTGTGAATTGTATCATGAACTTCGTTCCTTTTTGCTTGTTAAGTTTGATCGTTCCATCGATCTGTTCTACCAGGTTCGTCACAAGCTGGAGGCCAAGGGATTCGGTCTCCCTGAAGTCGATATCTTCAGGTATTCCACATCCGTTATCACAGACAGTTAATGTGAAGTTATCTCCTGAGTGTTTAATGTCCACAGATATGACTCCCTTCTCCTTATGATCCTTGAAAGCATACTTTAGTGAGTTCGAAACAAGTTCGTTTATAATGATTCCAAGAGGCACTGCTGTATCCATGTTCAGGAAAATATCCTCAACGTTGAGAACGATCTCTATGTCGCGGTTTCCCACGACGTATGACTGTGACAGGTAGCTGATAAGGTTCTTTGAATAATCTGCAAAATCAATGCTTTCCATATCCTCTGACTGGTAGAGTTTTTCGTGGACCAGTGCCATTGTCCTTACCCTGTCCTGACTGTCCCTGAATGCTTCTTTTACTTTCTTGTCCTTGAACTTATCCGACTCAAGGTACAATAATGTGGATATTACCTGGAGGTTGTTCTTAATGCGGTGGTGGATCTCCTTCTTGCGTATATCCTCTATCTTGATGAGAGCTTCTTCAGCACGTTTTCTTTCATCGATGTTCACAAGGATTCCCTGCAAGTAGTGTACGTTTCTTTCTTCGTCACGGCGTATGAATGTCCTTTCGTCCACCCAGACTGCATTTCCGTTTTTAGTCAGGAGCCTGTATTCTATGTTGAACTCATTGTAACCTTCATCACATCTTCTCTGAAGTTCGTCTTCAACTCTCGAAAGGTCCTGGGGGTGGACAATATCTCCATATTTCACTTTCTCGGATGAAAAATCCTCCATTGAATAGCCAAACTGTGATATGTTCTTGGATACGAATTCAATAGGCCAGCCTTTTTCTGCTCTCCACTTGAATACTACGACAGGACTGCTTTCGATGACCCTTTCCATCTCTTCTTTTATCTGGTTGGAATGTTCAAGCTCTTCTGCATATTTGATCAGGTCCTGTTTGGCCTTTTTCTGCTCACTGGTTATCTTGTAAAGGGCCTGCCTTGTTTCTTCGATACCATCCGTGAGTATTCTGAAGTCGCCTTCTCCTTTGATCTGTATTTCTCTTGTGAAGTCCTCTTTCTGGAAAGCTATCAATACTGAATTTGATTCGTCAATAATGCTGTTGAGCTTTTCAGCAAATATATTAAGGCTGTCTCCAAGATCCTTGAAATCACCTTTAAGGCCGGAGTTGACTCTTGTTTCAAGCTCTCCCTTTGAGAGGCCGTTGGCTACGCGCATGGTCTCGGCCATGGGTTTTGTGAACGCATCAAGGATCTCGTTCAAACCCGAAGGTATATCCTTGAAATCGATGTCCACATCGGTGTCAGCACGGGCATATATCTTACCTCCTACTGCTGCATCTGATACGTCTTTAAAGCTTGCTACGATCTCATTGATCGGTCTTGTAACAAAACCTGCAATAATGGCTGCAAGACCGGTCATGAATATGATAGATATTGCGGATATGACAATGAGGTTATTACGGAGCTCAACAACACCTGCTAACATTTCCTCTTTTGGGACCACAAGTATGAATGAG is part of the Methanococcoides methylutens MM1 genome and harbors:
- a CDS encoding histidine kinase dimerization/phosphoacceptor domain -containing protein; its protein translation is MALRKIEWKNVPLRSKLILFIVIGVLLVLVTSTAVIISTVTNQEVDLAYDQSIEQARGYANHFDVDMRKNHAIGQTIANSLVAYETADRDEVNAILKELAEENPDLLGTYVCYEPNAFDGKDIAFVNAPGHDSTGRFIPYWNRINGNLQLDPLLEYDTSDYYQLPKQTLEDQIIDPYFYEGVFIVSYVTPIIKDEEFIGIGGVDVSLTYLDEVVSEVKAFDTGYAFMTGNTGILISQPEQKDWIGYKTLYDFNVPEITDMAHDIKEGKGGYIDTIDPTTGKEVVMFYEPIKTGDFSFILVVPKEEMLAGVVELRNNLIVISAISIIFMTGLAAIIAGFVTRPINEIVASFKDVSDAAVGGKIYARADTDVDIDFKDIPSGLNEILDAFTKPMAETMRVANGLSKGELETRVNSGLKGDFKDLGDSLNIFAEKLNSIIDESNSVLIAFQKEDFTREIQIKGEGDFRILTDGIEETRQALYKITSEQKKAKQDLIKYAEELEHSNQIKEEMERVIESSPVVVFKWRAEKGWPIEFVSKNISQFGYSMEDFSSEKVKYGDIVHPQDLSRVEDELQRRCDEGYNEFNIEYRLLTKNGNAVWVDERTFIRRDEERNVHYLQGILVNIDERKRAEEALIKIEDIRKKEIHHRIKNNLQVISTLLYLESDKFKDKKVKEAFRDSQDRVRTMALVHEKLYQSEDMESIDFADYSKNLISYLSQSYVVGNRDIEIVLNVEDIFLNMDTAVPLGIIINELVSNSLKYAFKDHKEKGVISVDIKHSGDNFTLTVCDNGCGIPEDIDFRETESLGLQLVTNLVEQIDGTIKLNKQKGTKFMIQFTEEKYEI
- a CDS encoding response regulator, which codes for MTQTKILVVEDEKIVALGIKKMLKNMGYLVPSIASSGKEAISKAEITFPDLVLMDIMLKGDMDGVEAAQQIRERFDVPVVYLTAYSDEKILARAKRTKPYGYIIKPFEENSLHTTIELALHNYRVEKGLEEPEE